CACCTTGAGTCAAGCACGTCATTTTGCAAAGTGAGAGCAGCTACAAGAACGAGCACCGCGCTTTTCTCTCCCAACTCGTCTGGGGCGCCTGTCCTTGCGCAGCTCTTTTTATTAACATTTGGTGGGCGTTTACATTACATGGTATAAGAGGATGAACACAAGTACAAAAACATGCCCTAATATGGTCATGGTCAGTAGGCGTGTGTCATTTGATCATTTATGTACacagttcaccactgttctgtgtTTTCGCCACTTGTGGGTAATGGCCATAAATGAGAAattaaatggttttttttttcaagggatTATAAAATAAGTATCTATAATGAATTGTGATTTAGGTCTATCGATGATTACATAAGTGTATATATAGAGAATGCAAGGTATGAAATCATATACAATGTGTCTAAATGAATGTCCATTTCTACAGGTATGCTGTACCAGCTGTGAACTGACTCAGACTAATCATAAAATGTTAagcacatctaaaaagagaagAAACAGTTGTTAGGTCATTAACAAAAAAGGGGTTGTCCTTGCTTTGTACAGAAAATAaggaacaagtccgacttatGTCGACAAACAAACATAAGTCCGTCCGTTGAGGTCGGTGGGTCATGAAAAAATGAGCACCAGGCAACGACCTCTGCTCGTTTGAGCGCCAGAccgattcttattttttgggagcAGAGCTGTCTCCTGCCTGAGTGGAAGCGAGAGAAGAGGTGCACTTGTTTGTATTCCGGCTGCTCCGGTTTCCAAACACTAAATCTGTTTCCCCCTCAACCCCGGCCCATAGAGCTGCGAGGTAAAAACCAGCCCACGCACCCAGCTGCTAACCAACGACGAGCCATTTTCTCAGAGGCGGGCTGGCGCGATTCCAGTGTGGCACAAACGCGCGGGCAAGCTAAAGTGAAAAACGATATGGAACAAATGTTCATCCAGCGATTCTCTTCAGTACGTTCACGCAAACGATTTGTTCGTTAGAACGAGCCATTGTCGAACGACACAACAACGAGACACTCGGAGAGTGGGAGACAAATTCAAACGTGCAGTAAGTTGAACGCAAACGGGTTACGAATGTTTTAACTTCATGTCTTGTTTTAGCCATGATCTTTGAGCTCATCATTTGGCATTTTGTTGACAGAAAGTTGACGGTCTCACAAATAAGAGGTTGCGAATTTAACGAAATGTGCCAACTGGATGGTAGAATGAACCGTCAAGGGGTTCTTGCATTCATTTTGATGTGACACAAAAACTAGCTGTGGTGGGTTTTCGTTAACTATTTCGGCTCACCAACATTTCATGAATTGCCCCAGTTAGTAGCGCCTCCTGTGAAAGAAGTTTCTCTGTGCACTGAAACCAAGAAAAGCTTAGGAACACAAAATATGAAGTCTCAGAGGGCAGCAATGTGCACAAAGTGGTTACACATTTGATTTAAGGAGCGCACAGTAAAGGGAGAGTCTCTGCGACCATGGGCGACACTCCTCTCACATGTGGCTGACTGATTACCCCCAAGGTAAATAACACGCATTTTCATAACTCACAACAAAAGCGTTAATACactaacctacactcagccctacgAGAttaaggttcatgcgtaaatgttgtatgtacggtatttgtcatctttttttcattcaaatagaagcacgtAAGCATATCGAAGAGGATGTCAAAAACTTGGACTCCTGTATGATTGCTCAatttattgtttgaatacacaggagaggTCACGCAGTGTCACAGACCCGGAGGATTCGTCCATCGTTCCTGACGTCTCCTCCGGCGTCTCCGACGCTCCTGCTGCTGCCCGCCCGACCGGCCGTGTCCTCACCCGTGCACGCTGATCGAGAGTCCTTCGAATTAACTTCGTTTGAACATGGGTACATTGGTTGCCCGTGATCAAAATGTGTTCAGATGACCCAATTTATCCCTGGTCTCCtcatttttctttacatttgaacacatttgaatcatgtgcaaccgatgtacgtgttcaaatgaagtaaattcaaactactttttttcttttcagtgcatgtgctggagtcacaaaaAGAGATTGCGAGGGCAATAGGTGGCATAAATGAttgccttgatcaattaataggtgtcctcacaaatatcagtgattgaTTCAATACACTGGTTAACTGAGTCCTTGCTTCTGTTCCATTGtcgaaatcaaatgttgccgggcatgaattgttcatcagtactaattgttcatgtctctCTTGGGTACAGATTTCTTaaaacagtttcccagcatcacccctaagtgtcgccaaagcaccaacagctgcagaaacgtgcgtacggcAGCCATGAAGTTGGCTTCAGGCAACGCACATTTCCacgctcatttcactcttgatacatctgaactttgctgtGCAAAAGAACGtatgccacgtttttgtgcatacgcatcttttgtacatgaggcgcCAGGAGAAGCTTATCTATGCTCTTCTCTctagtagacttgactattgtaatggtcttctgactggactcccccaaaagagcattaaacatctGCAGCTCTGGTTCTGACCAGAAAAAAGAGGTCACAGCATATtaactccaattctaaagtctttacactggctcccagtcagctttacgATAGATTTTAAACTTCTGCAAGTGGCAAAGTTTGTCAAAAAATGTGTTAAggtaatacagtatttgtgttttctgtcgagcggttttcattttcatccgGTCCAAGCTCATAAACGCACAGCCACAAAtgccttagtttttttttttttttttttttttaaatatatataattaaaagaAATGCTCAGAAGAAAAAATACAGTTGAAACTGAAATTagtttgatatatttttattttgtttgaaattgcctcagtTAAAATATTTCTCGAAATGAAAAAAGTTTTCTTcccaatgtgaatttaagaaaaaagaaaaaaaaaatggttgttcaTTTTGAGGTGAAATGGCTcttttaaatgaggaaaaattgaAAATACACAATTATCTAATTACAATTTTAGGAGGATACTCGAATACAAAACTATTTAATCGCTACAGTCggaatattttcagaggtgtatGTGGACATAGGAATGTGCTCACAAATTTTGGTGAAGATCGGCCGGGTATTTTTGGACATAAAGCGATGTAACGCATGTTATATGTGGCAAGAAGTGGCAATATCTTGCCTCAAGGAAGCATTTCAACAGCCGATTAGGATTATTTTTGAAACAACAACCCATCTAGCGCAATCACGACACCACCGCCAATATCACAACTACCGCTACAACCTCTATCACCACCATTACTACGATTATAACTACTACTTCAGTTTCTACTATCATGACAACTACTGATACCACTGCTACTACGACGACTACCACCACTCGTACTGCGTAAAATTTTTTGCACGTCAGGTTAACAATCCTCCATCGTCAGCCAGAATAGGGATACACCCCTAGACTTATTTGTACCAATGTTTTTTGCTCTTGAGGCTGCTGCAGCAACCCACTCCAAGTAAAATGATCCAGAATTAATTTATGCAAGAAACCACATTAATTGCATTGATGTATCAGGTTTTCGTTGACGTggaaaactactcaagtaacttGCTTAAAAGATCACTTAACCTGACATTTCTCGTGTGATTCTGTCAGTTCAACTGTCACGACATGTATGTGAGAATAGAGATTATAGTGCCAAGAAATGGTATTGAATCAATTAAACATCAAAACTGAAGTAAAAACGTAACAAGTTGTGAATATTATGTCACTTGAAATTATTCAAAGAGGGGCTGTTTGAAAGCAAAATCAAagcaaatgcaaacaaagcaaACTGTATAATAGTTAGttacaaaatatgacattcCATAAAAGCACCAGGGTTCATAAGCTAAATACAGGTGCCGCAATCATGTATAGTATCCTTCACAAACTTTGTAAATGGCAATGTTGGGATGAATGcagtgaggctttgtaaaattatttttaactgtATCTTTTTGTATTCACTGCCCTGctgctgaaattatttttacaagagGTCACTGTCAcactgttacaaaaaaaaaaaactatgcagAAAGATTTGCAAATGCAAAACCGGGAGTGTgcaagggtccactgtattacatttattgatacttttgataaactttattatttcacAGTTGTTCATATTTTATAGTAGTTGTTGACTTGCTGAATTTTATTACTTCCAATATATAAAACTCAACTGACTTTCAACATTAACCttaaatctaaatctaaatcaTAATACACAACATTAAAGTCACAACATTAGAAAAGGTTTACCAgaccatgtgtgtttgtcttcttgtgtcttgcagacatcactgAAGATCATCGTAATGAGCGGCAGGAACcagagccccctcacattaaagaggaagtggaggacaaagaggtccaccacatcaaacaggaagtggaggaggaCATCAAGTTTTCATCGACTGGTGtacctttgaagagtgaagttgaaggtcaaagtgaggagagcagaggggcAGAAcctccaaacagcagctcaagtcaacacataaCAACAGAAGGTGacggagaccactgtggaggatcgcCAGCAGACGGACTCTTAGCGCCACTGTCAGATTGTGACGGCGTGACGTCACActctcctcacactgatgatgatgatgataaacagtctgaaggtgatctaacatgtcacactgacaaaaaacgatggaaatgttctcattgtgggaaaacatttgcttATAAGAGCCGTTTGAAACCGCACGTGAGAACACACACtcgagaaaaaccttttgcatgttcagtttgtggtcaaagattctctgtgaagaaaagcttaaaattacacacaagaacacacactggtgagaaacccttttcctgcacagtctgtggtcaaagattctctggaaggggaaacttaaaaatacacacaagaacccacactggtgagaaaccgttttcctgctcggtttgtggtcaaagattcactcggaagggaaacttaaaaatacacacaagaacccacactggtgagaaacctttttcttgctcagattgtggtctaagattctctgtgaaggaaaacttaaaaaatcacacaagaacccacactggtgagaaacctttttcttgctcagattgtggtcGAAGATTCTCCGTGaaggaaaacttaaaaaaacacacaagaacgcacactggcgataaacctttttcctgctcggtTTGTGGTCGAAGATTTACTCAGAAGGAGaagttaaaaatacacacaagaacgcacactggtgagaaacctttttcttgctcagattgtggccaaagattttGTGAAAAGGGAAGTTTAACAAAACACagaagaacgcacactggtgagaaacctttttcctgctcagtttgtggccaaagattttCTTATCAGCGTCAggttaagacacacaagtgtgccggtgagaatagcagtgatcaagaatcgtgaatgtaaatgtttaaaaaaaaaaaaaaattacaaaaatctaCATTCTTGTATTCTGTGTACCAGCTTTTATCGTATCTTCTTCTTGTCTATATAGTTTCTCAACGCCTCCCTCGGCCAAATGTTTCGGATTAGcactggtgccaaaatacttTCAAGGGACTCGTTAAAGGTGAGAACAATGGGCACTTATTCCAGTGTTCTGGGCTCATAAATGATGTTGACTGATGATAAGCCCTCCAGAATAGACTAAATAGTAATAGAATcgttttctgatgaaatatgTGATTTTCAGATAGATTTTGGCCCGGCCACATTCTGGACATGCCAGTCTGTCACGATTTGACACATAACGAGCAGGAGCCGATTACATTTCCTCCTTGAACTCATGTTTTCCATGGTGTATTTTTTGCCCATCTAGAAAGTCTGGATGACGTTTTGGGATATTCATGACTGAAAATAGTGATAGTGAAATATGTTGGAgcgcttgtttaaaaaaaatcgaccGTTGAAATGGCTCCTTGAGGAAAGAAAGACAACCGGGTCATCCCACATAAAGTAATTCCTGCAGATTCATTTCCTCATCCGTCAGCTCAATTTTGAATTGATTGCACCGCATACGTATAGTATACGTCTATATGTGTGAAAAGATCAAATGTATGTATAGATCACAAAGACGTTTCTGTAGGCGGCATTGTGTGACAGACGCGGACTTTGGCTGGCTGTCATAACGTCGGATGACCCATGACGAGGGTCTCCCGGCCGAACGCGTGACGTCACTTCATGTTCTGAAACTGCGCCTGATCAAATCTTTCACTTTTAGGGTTTTAAGCCACATTTCTTGGTTTCATGGTtgaggcttgcaaggatgtgGTGCTCCCCCGCTGTGTTTGTATGATTTTCATGATGACACTGtaataaatttgcaatttttcagcacattaaatgagtgattgaacataattttgggataCCAGCTGTTGTTCATGTGATGCAATGATATATGTCAGcaattaaatacatacaaacccaattccaatgaagttgggacattgtgttaaacataaataaaaacagaatacaaggatttgcaaatcatgttcaacttatatttaattgaatacgctacaaagacaagatatttcatgttcaaactgataaacatggttgtttttagcaaataatcattaacttggaaatttatggctgcaacacgttctaaaaaagctgggacgggtggcaaaaaagacggagaaagttgaggtatgctcatcaaacacgtgtttggaacatcccacaggggaACAAGCCAATTGGGAACAAgggggtgccatgattgggtagaaaaggagcttccctcaattgctcagtcattcactaacaaagatggggagaggttcacctctttgtgaacaagtgcgtgagaaaatagtcgaacagttgaaggacaatgttcctcaacggacaattgcaaagaatttagggatttcatcatctacggtccataatatcatcaaaaggttcagagaatctggagaagtcactgcatgtaagcggaaaggccgaaaaccaacattgaatgcccgtgaccttaaATTACTCGGGCGgctctgcatcaaaaaccgacatcaatgtgtaaaggatatcaccacatgggctcagaaaccaatgtcagtaaatacagttcggcgctccatccggaagtgcaacttgaaactctactatgcaaagcaaaagccatttatcgacaacacccagaaacgctgccggcttctccgggtccgggctcatctcagatggactgaagcaaagtggaaaaatgttctgtggtctgacgagtccacatttcaaattgtttttggaaattgtggacgtcgtgtcctacgggccaaagaggaaaagaaccatccggactgttatggatgcaaagtttaaaagccagcagctgtgatgctttggggctgtgttagtgccaatggcaagggtaacttacatatctgtgaaggcaccattaatgctcgAAAGGTACATACcccaggacccgtccccccacccgaaggcggagggaggctaccctctcgtccaccggggtgaaccccaacgtacagacgccaagccggggggcaataagtatacccacacctgctcggcgcctctcaccgtgggcatctccagagtggaagagagcccaacccctctcgagaggactggtaccagagcccaaggtgTGCGTAGAGGCGAGTtggactatatctagtcggaacttctcgacctcacacaccagctcgggctccttcccttccagagaggtgacattccacgtcccgagagccagcttctgtagccggggatcggatcgacaaggtccccgccttcggccaccgcccagctcgcactgcacccgacccctatggcccctcccacacgtGGTGAGCCCACGAgaaaggggacccacgttaccccttcgggctgtgcccggccgggccgcaTGGgtacaggcccggccaccaggcgctctccttcgagccccaccaccaacagtgagggatgccgtcaagctgaagaagaagtcctatcgggcctttttggcctgtgggactcccgaggcagctgattggtaccggctggccaagcggaagctttggtggtcgctgaagcaaaaactcgggcatgggaggagttcggtgaggccatggagaaagacctccggacggcttcgaggaaattctggtccaccatccggcgtctcaggagggggaagcagtgcaccatcaacactctgtatagtggggatggcgcgctgctgacctcgactcgggacgttgtgagccggcgggagaatatttcgaagacctcctcaattccaccgacacgccttcccatgaggaaacagagtctgggttctctgaggcggttCTCTcgtatctctggggttgaggtcaccgaggtggttaaaaagcttctcggcggcagggccccggggatggctgagttcctcaaggctctggatgttgtcgggctgtcctggttaacacacctctgcaacatcgcgtagacatcggggacaatgcctctggattggcagactggggtggtggtccccctttttaagaagggggattGGAGGGTGTGTTCTAACTACAGGGGGCTCacgctcctcagcctccctggtaaggtctattcaggggtgctggagcggagggtccgtcgggaagttgaatctcagattcaggaggagcaatgtggttttcgtcctggccgtggaacagtgcacTCTTAGCAGGgcccttgagggtgcatgggagttcgcccaaccagtctacatgtgttttgtggacttggagaaggcgttcgaccatgtccctcggggtgtcctgtgggcggtgcttcgggagtatagggtaccgaaccccctgatacgaaCCCCCTGCTTTCGTGCGGCACTGCTACGTCAAGGTAGCACTACCgcggtgaaaaaaaatctgcatataAAATAATGGATTGAAACTTTGGAACAGATTGAGTGTGGAACTGAAACAATGTCCaagcacaataaaaacaaatacaaatgaccTTTACAAAATATGAGGAAATGTAGTCTCAAGATAAGTCGATACAGGATccaaaaaatattaattcattcatctgccTCACCGCTTAGCCTCGcgagggccgcgggcgtgctggagcccatcccagccatcttcgggcgagaggcggggtacaccggcCTCAAGTGGCACATTCGACAGTGCTAATAATTAAGAGACACCCCGCTTATTTTACTCATGTAGACTGACGTTAAGCTCACGGACGGATTTGTGCTGTGTTGACTGGACCTCTGTCTTTCAGGCCTAGCCTAGCTTAGCATAGCTTagcttgagagagagagagcgcgtgAGTGTTCTTCTTTCCGCCACCTACTCGTAAGGACGTGAACCATTTTAGCTCATGGCAACAGTAAAATGTGAGGGAAAACGCCAACAACTACTGTATATTCGATCTGCTTTGTTTGTCTGAGGTGCTGAAATAATATCCAATTTTCCGAATCCATTTGCAGAATGTCTGTGACGTTCAAGCACAAATATTCTCTCCCTTATGTCTTCTTTCTGTCTCATACCTTTCGATGCATCATTGCATGTTCGACTGTTACCTCCTGTCGACAGGAATCACATCTCCCGCTTTGGTGCTTTGccattgaatcagaatcatctttatttgccaattatgtccaaaCTTAGGCACTGTCCAAATCTTTCTCTTGATGTCTTTGTTTCACATGTCCGATTATCACTTGCTTTCTTCTCATCCCTCCCACGTAGAGCGGAAAGTGTGAAAATGCGTGCGAGGAGGACAGCGGAGTACGACGAGGAACTTTGGGGCccgaaagaggagaaggagccacgAGGTCAACGACCGGACGCTGCGTTCAATCTGCGGCCACGAATTGTGCTACGCAGAGCaggtcattttattattattattttttattttttgtgagcACTGTCTGACACACATGATCATTTTCTCAATATCCAATAACGTGTACCCCCCCTGATGATGTGGGTTCAGGGTGGTCAGCCACATTTCAGAAGATCTGAACGGCTCGTGGGCATTGTTGCATGATCGAAGTGTAACAGTGCGTACTGGAATATTGATGTTTAATATACAGCAAATATTCCGTCTATTACTTTGATACAACCTTCACGTGCTTTTGTTGTCTCTGTGTGCGGACTACCTGTTCCGagttatgttgtgactactagtgCAGCTGGACCTAGATAATTGTTTGATTTCTTTCTCTGTCTCGCTCACTTGGATATAACAAAGggggggttttaaaaaaaaaaaaccttccatttatttccacaagtcttaaacgccataaatgcttcaagaacccaataatcgcatccaccttaatggcTTGGTGCAAAAGTTTAgaatcgacaggatctcaatttGCTCGCAGtgtgctctccccaatctggcataatccagatttcgtaATGAATAATATAACCCTTTAttttagcacatgggaacaacatggattTGACCACCTGCAACAACTATttgacaataatgtttttagagCACGTGATGAACCGGTCCAAGtattccaaataacaggcagacactttcttcaatacaataacttaaaagcagcaaaaaaaaaaaaaaaaaaaaagaataccaacactccagagcaccgtcgaactgccggagtttgtcaagcaaatagtgaaacCTCTCCTGCAAACTAAAAGAAATCTCTCCCAAGTTTATAAATTCATTTCATGTattaaatcaatgcacttatcaatcaccaaatgggaagaagacctttccatgtccgccgaccgtagctactggatactcTCCCCAAGATTgcgcatacttg
Above is a genomic segment from Phycodurus eques isolate BA_2022a unplaced genomic scaffold, UOR_Pequ_1.1 contig_25, whole genome shotgun sequence containing:
- the LOC133398205 gene encoding gastrula zinc finger protein XlCGF17.1-like isoform X2; the encoded protein is MWLTDYPQDITEDHRNERQEPEPPHIKEEVEDKEVHHIKQEVEEDIKFSSTGVPLKSEVEGQSEESRGAEPPNSSSSQHITTEGDGDHCGGSPADGLLAPLSDCDGVTSHSPHTDDDDDKQSEGDLTCHTDKKRWKCSHCGKTFAYKSRLKPHVRTHTREKPFACSVCGQRFSVKKSLKLHTRTHTGEKPFSCTVCGQRFSGRGNLKIHTRTHTGEKPFSCSVCGQRFTRKGNLKIHTRTHTGEKPFSCSDCGLRFSVKENLKNHTRTHTGEKPFSCSDCGRRFSVKENLKKHTRTHTGDKPFSCSVCGRRFTQKEKLKIHTRTHTGEKPFSCSDCGQRFCEKGSLTKHRRTHTGEKPFSCSVCGQRFSYQRQVKTHKCAGENSSDQES
- the LOC133398205 gene encoding oocyte zinc finger protein XlCOF6.1-like isoform X1, coding for MCARTTAKSEKELCGTKEEDEPRRQLVDAVRMQPRVVLHTADITEDHRNERQEPEPPHIKEEVEDKEVHHIKQEVEEDIKFSSTGVPLKSEVEGQSEESRGAEPPNSSSSQHITTEGDGDHCGGSPADGLLAPLSDCDGVTSHSPHTDDDDDKQSEGDLTCHTDKKRWKCSHCGKTFAYKSRLKPHVRTHTREKPFACSVCGQRFSVKKSLKLHTRTHTGEKPFSCTVCGQRFSGRGNLKIHTRTHTGEKPFSCSVCGQRFTRKGNLKIHTRTHTGEKPFSCSDCGLRFSVKENLKNHTRTHTGEKPFSCSDCGRRFSVKENLKKHTRTHTGDKPFSCSVCGRRFTQKEKLKIHTRTHTGEKPFSCSDCGQRFCEKGSLTKHRRTHTGEKPFSCSVCGQRFSYQRQVKTHKCAGENSSDQES
- the LOC133398205 gene encoding uncharacterized protein LOC133398205 isoform X3, which encodes MCARTTAKSEKELCGTKEEDEPRRQLVDAVRMQPRVVLHTADITEDHRNERQEPEPPHIKEEVEDKEVHHIKQEVEEDIKFSSTGVPLKSEVEGQSEESRGAEPPNSSSSQHITTEGDGDHCGGSPADGLLAPLSDCDGVTSHSPHTDDDDDKQSEERKV